A single window of Symphalangus syndactylus isolate Jambi chromosome 4, NHGRI_mSymSyn1-v2.1_pri, whole genome shotgun sequence DNA harbors:
- the PRF1 gene encoding perforin-1 → MAARLLLLGILLLLLPLPVPAPCHMATRSECKRSHKFVPGAWLAGEGVDVTSLRRSGSFPVETQRFLRPDGTCTLCENALQEGTLQRLPLALTNWRAQGSGCQRHVTRAKVSSTEAVARDAARSIRNDWKVGLDVTPKPTSNVHVSVAGSHSQAANFAAQKTHQDQYSFSTDTVECRFYSFHVVHTPPLHPDFKRALGDLPHHFNASTQPAYLRLISNYGTHFIRAVELGGRISALTALRTCELALEGLTDDEVEDCLTVEAQVNIGARGSSSAEAKACEEKKKKHKMTASFHQTYRERHSEVVGGHHTSINDLLFGIQAGPKQYSAWVNSLTGSPGLVDYTLEPLHMLLDSQDPRREALRRALSQYLTDRARWRDCSRPCPPGRQKSPRDPCQCVCHGSAVTTQDCCPRQRGLAQLEVTFIQAWGLWGDWFTATDAYVKVFFGGQELRTSTVWDNNNPIWSVRLDFGDVLLATGGPLRLQVWDQDSGWDDDLLGTCDQAPKSGSHEVRCNLKHGHLKFRYHARCLPHLGGGTCLDYIPQMLLGEPPGNRSGAVW, encoded by the exons ATGGCGGCCCGTCTGCTCCTCCTGGGCATCCTTCTCCTGCTGCTGCCCCTGCCCGTCCCTGCCCCGTGCCACATGGCCACACGCTCAGAGTGCAAGCGCAGCCACAAGTTCGTGCCTGGTGCATGGCTGGCCGGGGAGGGTGTGGACGTGACCAGCCTCCGCCGCTCGGGCTCCTTCCCAGTGGAGACACAAAGGTTCCTGCGGCCCGACGGCACCTGCACCCTCTGTGAAAATGCCCTACAGGAGGGCACCCTCCAGCGCCTGCCTCTGGCGCTCACCAACTGGCGGGCCCAAGGCTCTGGCTGCCAGCGCCATGTAACCAGGGCCAAAGTCAGCTCCACTGAAGCTGTGGCCCGGGATGCGGCTCGTAGCATCCGCAACGACTGGAAGGTCGGGCTGGATGTGACTCCTAAGCCCACCAGCAATGTGCATGTGTCCGTGGCCGGCTCACACTCACAGGCAGCCAACTTTGCAGCCCAGAAGACCCACCAGGACCAGTACAGCTTCAGCACTGACACAGTGGAGTGCCGCTTCTACAG TTTCCATGTGGTACACACTCCCCCGCTGCACCCTGACTTCAAGAGGGCACTCGGGGACCTGCCCCACCACTTCAACGCCTCCACCCAGCCCGCCTACCTCAGGCTCATCTCCAACTACGGCACCCACTTCATCCGGGCTGTGGAGCTGGGCGGCCGCATCTCGGCCCTCACTGCCCTGCGCACCTGCGAGCTGGCCCTGGAAGGGCTCACGGACGACGAGGTGGAGGACTGCCTGACCGTCGAGGCCCAGGTCAACATAGGTGCCCGCGGCAGCTCCTCTGCCGAAGCCAAGGCCTgtgaggagaagaagaagaagcacaAGATGACGGCCTCCTTCCACCAAACCTACCGGGAGCGCCATTCAGAAGTCGTTGGCGGCCATCACACCTCCATTAATGACCTGCTGTTCGGGATCCAGGCCGGGCCCAAGCAGTACTCAGCCTGGGTGAACTCGCTGACCGGCAGCCCTGGCCTGGTGGACTACACTCTGGAACCCCTGCACATGCTGCTGGACAGCCAGGACCCGCGGCGGGAGGCACTGAGGAGGGCCCTGAGTCAGTACCTGACGGACAGGGCTCGCTGGAGGGACTGCAGCCGGCCGTGCCCGCCGGGGCGGCAGAAGAGCCCCCGAGACCCGTGCCAGTGTGTGTGCCACGGCTCAGCAGTCACCACCCAGGACTGCTGCCCTCGGCAGAGGGGCCTGGCCCAGCTGGAGGTGACCTTCATCCAAGCATGGGGCCTGTGGGGGGACTGGTTCACTGCCACGGATGCCTATGTGAAGGTCTTCTTTGGTGGCCAGGAGCTGAGGACCAGCACCGTGTGGGACAATAACAACCCCATCTGGTCAGTGCGGCTGGATTTTGGGGATGTGCTCCTGGCCACAGGGGGGCCCCTGAGGTTGCAGGTCTGGGATCAGGACTCTGGCTGGGACGATGACCTCCTTGGCACCTGTGATCAGGCTCCCAAGTCTGGTTCCCATGAGGTGAGGTGCAACCTGAAACATGGCCACCTAAAATTCCGCTATCATGCCAGGTGCTTGCCCCACCTGGGAGGAGGCACCTGCCTGGACTACATTCCCCAAATGCTTCTGGGGGAGCCTCCAGGAAACCGGAGTGGGGCCGTGTGGTGA